The Brassica napus mitochondrion, complete genome genome includes a region encoding these proteins:
- the nad4 gene encoding NADH dehydrogenase subunit 4, with the protein MLEHFCECYFNLSGLILCPVLGSIILLFIPNSRIRLIRLIGLCASLITFLYSLVLWIQFDSSTAKFQFVESLRWLPYENINFYLGIDGISLFFVILTTFLIPICILVGWSGMRSYGKEYIIAFLICEFLMIAVFCMLDLLLFYVFFESVLIPMFIIIGVWGSRQRKIKAAYQFFLYTLLGSLFMLLAILLILFQTGTTDLQILLTTEFSERRQIFLWIAFFAFFAVKVPMVPVHIWLPEAHVEAPTAGSVILAGILLKFGTYGFLRFSIPMFPEATLCFTPFIYTLSAIAIIYTSLTTLRQIDLKKIIAYSSVAHMNLVTIGMFSPNIQGIGGSILLMLSHGLVSSALFLCVGVLYDRHKTRLVRYYGGLVSTMPNFSTIFFFFTLANMSLPGTSSFIGEFLILVGAFQRNSLVATLAALGMILGAAYSLWLYNRVVSGNLKPDFLHKFSDLNGREVFIFIPFLVGLVWMGVYPKVFLDCMHTSVSNLVQHGKFH; encoded by the exons TAAGTGGTCTTATTCTGTGTCCTGTGCTAGGAAGCATTACTCCTCTTTTCATTCCAAATTCAAGAATACGACCGATACGATTAATTGGTCTGTGTGCCTCTCTTATTACTTTTTTGTATTCTCCTGTTCCTCGGATACAATTCGACTCTTCTACGGCCAAATCTCAATTTGTGGAAAGCCTTCGATGGCTTCCTTATGAAAACATCAATTTTTATTTGGGTATAGACGGTATCTCTTTATTCTTCGTGATATTGACCACATTTCTGATCCCTATTTGCATTTCAGTGGGTTGGTCTGGTATGAGAAGTTATGGGAAAGAGTATATTACAGCATTTTTAATTCGTGAATTTCTAATGATCGCCGTGTTCCGCATGCTGGATCTTCTACTATTCTATGTTTTTCCCGAAAGCGTGCCAATCCCTATGTT CATTATTATAGGAGTATGGGGTTCGAGACAAAGAAAGATCAAGGCAGCATATCAGTTTTTCCTTTATACTTTACTTGGATCTCTTTTTATGCTATTAGCTATTCTGTTGATTCTTTTCCAAACAGGAACCACCGATTTACAAATATCATTAACCACAGAATTTAGTGAGCGGCGCCAAATCTTTCTATGGATTGCTTCTTTCGCCTCTTTCGCCGTCAAAGTGCCTATGGTACCAGTTCATATTTGGTTACCCGAAGCTCATGTAGAGGCACCTACGGCAGGATCCGTCATCTTGGCAGGAATTCCTTTAAAATTTGGAACCCACGGGTTTTTAAGATTTTCAATACCCATGTTTCCCGAAGCGACACTTTGTTCTACTCCTTTCATTTATACTTTAAGCGCGATTGCTATAATATATACTTCCTTGACCACTTCAAGACAGATCGATCTAAAGAAGATCATTGCTTACTCCTCAGTAGCCCATATGAATCTGGTGACTATTGGTATGTTTAGTC CGAACATACAGGGAATTGGAGGTAGTATTCTACCGATGTTAAGTCATGGACTGGTTCCTTCAGCCCTTTTTCTATGTGTTGGTGTTCTATATGACCGACATAAGACTCGACTTGTTAGATATTACGGAGGTTTAGTGAGCACCATGCCGAATCTCTCTACCATTTTCTTTTCTTTTACTTTGGCCAATATGAGTTCACCTGGTACTAGCAGCTTTATCGGGGAATTTCCCATCTTAGTAGGAGCTTTCCAAAGAAATAGCTTAGTAGCCACATTAGCAGCGCTTGGGATGATTTTAGGTGCGGCCTATTCCCTTTGGCTATATAATCGTGTGGTTTCTGGAAATTTAAAACCCGATTTCCTCCATAAATTCTCCGATTCAAATGGCAGAGAAGTTTCCATATTTATACCTTTTCTTGTTGGA CTCGTTCGGATGGGTGTTCACCCCAAAGTGTTCCCGGACTGCATGCATACATCCGTAAGTAACTTAGTGCAACATGGCAAATTTCATTGA
- the orf116 gene encoding hypothetical protein, with protein MSDPFPCRSWPYHSVPDGQRGIRYSSSRSFAPFRRTGHMLAVGSMVPKVTSVRQFRLNSSLYVSGPMARAGAPRSFFLCGTMPGREGNASRRRTTTRQLHFGFSLHEMSPVHWTDG; from the coding sequence ATGAGTGATCCGTTCCCCTGCAGATCATGGCCTTACCACTCGGTCCCCGATGGCCAGCGGGGTATTCGGTATAGCAGCTCACGTTCGTTTGCGCCTTTCCGCAGGACTGGGCACATGTTAGCTGTAGGAAGTATGGTTCCGAAAGTGACTTCAGTTCGCCAGTTCAGGCTCAACTCCTCGCTTTACGTTAGCGGACCTATGGCTCGGGCCGGGGCTCCGCGCTCTTTCTTTCTGTGTGGGACGATGCCGGGGAGAGAAGGGAATGCGTCGAGGCGGCGAACAACAACAAGACAACTACATTTTGGCTTTTCCCTCCATGAGATGAGCCCAGTGCATTGGACCGATGGATAA
- the orf448 gene encoding hypothetical protein — MFLETAAFARQLRIIHSEPDGIFSPGILFQPGYTLYPFDTKFSTWAANEGLRFYEAWPGLVFDSLAMGFDRSSQPLYSGRLAQSLEGAGKRRLFVIGNWFKQRLLYPVHVWGMSVLRRIPQDGTFHQEGPIHRLAKRRPRFIASFDLSAATDRWPVPVIYELMACLFGQTMASCIVNGALALNSCSLKSVTGRHDEVVFVAGQPLGYYGSWALFALSHHAIVWLAALRAYPHQTRPFLDYALLGDDIVIADRSVAKEYRSLLDALQVDISDAKSIVSETGCLEFAKRFWVKIMSKDLSPVSAKAVLESYFLVGTQQLAYKYKLSPKTCLRLNKAGYRVLGQMDTKALSRRFSRIQALSSKLLVGPDRLPLEWWIGRGLPLSPYLRGVLIARIRDGMKLKQLTPPPLEMFLCGEPEAHIAENTAYRHWMNNGVSTWYGLTSFLVVPLPT, encoded by the coding sequence ATGTTCTTGGAAACCGCGGCTTTTGCCCGCCAGCTGCGAATCATTCATTCAGAACCGGATGGTATTTTCAGTCCAGGTATTCTCTTTCAACCTGGGTATACTTTGTACCCGTTTGATACGAAATTTAGTACCTGGGCAGCTAATGAAGGGTTGAGGTTTTATGAGGCTTGGCCTGGCTTGGTGTTTGATTCCCTCGCCATGGGCTTCGACCGTTCTTCTCAACCTCTTTATTCCGGACGTTTGGCTCAGTCCTTAGAGGGTGCCGGAAAGCGGCGTTTGTTTGTAATCGGTAACTGGTTTAAACAACGTCTGTTATACCCCGTGCATGTGTGGGGTATGTCTGTTCTGAGGCGTATTCCACAAGACGGTACCTTCCATCAAGAAGGTCCTATCCATCGTCTGGCAAAGAGACGCCCAAGATTTATAGCAAGTTTTGACTTGAGCGCTGCCACCGATCGGTGGCCCGTTCCAGTCATATATGAGCTTATGGCGTGCCTTTTCGGTCAAACGATGGCATCGTGCATTGTCAATGGTGCCTTAGCACTCAACTCATGCTCTTTGAAGTCCGTTACTGGACGGCATGACGAAGTTGTGTTTGTTGCAGGTCAACCTTTGGGTTATTACGGCTCCTGGGCTCTATTCGCGTTGTCCCACCATGCTATTGTGTGGTTGGCAGCATTACGAGCATATCCTCATCAGACGAGACCATTTCTCGACTACGCTTTGTTAGGTGATGACATCGTCATTGCCGATCGTAGTGTGGCTAAGGAGTACCGTTCTCTACTTGATGCTTTGCAAGTAGATATATCTGATGCCAAGTCTATTGTATCTGAGACGGGTTGTCTTGAGTTCGCCAAGCGGTTCTGGGTTAAGATAATGTCGAAGGACTTATCCCCAGTATCTGCGAAAGCTGTGCTTGAGAGCTACTTCCTCGTTGGTACTCAGCAGTTGGCCTATAAGTACAAGTTAAGTCCTAAGACTTGTTTAAGGTTAAATAAAGCTGGATACCGCGTGCTAGGACAAATGGACACTAAGGCCCTATCCCGGCGTTTTAGTCGGATTCAGGCGTTATCTAGTAAGCTTTTAGTCGGTCCTGATCGGTTACCACTCGAGTGGTGGATTGGAAGAGGATTACCTCTCAGTCCCTATCTTCGTGGTGTGTTAATTGCAAGGATTCGGGATGGGATGAAGCTTAAGCAGCTCACGCCCCCTCCCTTGGAGATGTTCCTTTGTGGAGAGCCAGAAGCACATATCGCAGAAAACACCGCTTATAGACATTGGATGAACAATGGTGTGAGTACGTGGTATGGTTTGACTTCGTTCCTCGTCGTGCCCCTTCCCACCTAG
- the nad6 gene encoding NADH dehydrogenase subunit 6: MILSVLSSLALVSGLMVVRAKNPVHSVLFFILVFCDTSGLLLLLGLDFFAMIFLVVYIGAIAVLFLFVVMMFHIQIAEIHEEVLRYLPVSGIIGLIFWWEMFFILDNESIPLLPTQRNTTSLRYTVYAGKVRSWTNLETLGNLLYTYYFVWFLVSSLILLVAMIGAIVLTMHRTTKVKRQDVFRRNAIDFRRTIMRRTTDPLTIY; this comes from the coding sequence ATGATACTTTCTGTTTTGTCGAGCCCTGCTTTGGTCTCTGGTTTGATGGTTGCACGTGCTAAAAATCCGGTACATTCCGTTTTGTTTCCCATCCCAGTCTTTCGCGACACTTCAGGTTTACTTCTTTTGTTAGGTCTCGACTTCTTCGCTATGATCTTCCCAGTAGTTCATATAGGAGCTATAGCCGTTTCATTCCTTTTCGTTGTTATGATGTTCCATATTCAAATAGCGGAGATTCACGAAGAAGTATTGCGCTATTTACCAGTGAGTGGGATTATTGGACTGATCTTTTGGTGGGAAATGTTTTTCATTTTAGATAATGAAAGCATTCCATTACTACCAACCCAAAGAAATACGACCTCTCTTAGATATACGGTTTATGCCGGAAAGGTACGAAGTTGGACTAATTTGGAAACATTGGGAAATTTACTTTATACCTACTATTCTGTCTGGTTTTTGGTTCCTAGTCTTATTTTATTAGTAGCCATGATTGGGGCTATAGTACTGACTATGCATAGGACTACTAAGGTGAAAAGACAGGATGTATTCCGACGAAATGCTATTGATTTTAGGAGGACTATAATGAGGAGGACGACTGACCCACTCACGATCTACTAA
- the orf135 gene encoding hypothetical protein, whose product MSPLELAELRKQLTDLLDAGFIQPSKAPYGAPVLFQKKQDGSLRMCVDYRALNKVRVKNKYPVPLVADLFDRLSKASFFTKLDLRLGYWKVRIAEGDEPKTTYFCYQIWLYEFLVMLIRGQSMRLLNKFPAKLAL is encoded by the coding sequence ATGTCGCCCTTGGAACTGGCAGAACTTAGGAAGCAGTTGACAGACTTGCTGGATGCAGGCTTTATCCAGCCTTCCAAGGCACCATATGGGGCCCCTGTGCTGTTCCAGAAGAAGCAAGATGGCTCTTTGCGCATGTGTGTGGACTATCGTGCACTGAACAAAGTGAGAGTGAAGAACAAGTATCCTGTCCCTTTGGTGGCAGATCTCTTTGACCGATTGTCCAAAGCCTCTTTCTTCACAAAGCTGGACCTTCGTTTGGGCTATTGGAAAGTCAGAATTGCAGAAGGAGACGAGCCTAAAACCACTTACTTCTGTTACCAGATATGGCTTTACGAGTTCCTTGTCATGCTGATAAGAGGCCAGTCGATGAGGCTCTTGAACAAGTTCCCGGCGAAGTTAGCCCTATAA